In a single window of the Anguilla rostrata isolate EN2019 chromosome 4, ASM1855537v3, whole genome shotgun sequence genome:
- the sap130a gene encoding histone deacetylase complex subunit SAP130a, producing the protein MSAQQFPRPGVPPGLGQALISGGNTTVIPGNHPSTAGTEESSSDADHGPRDHPSSTGGPAPFRDDKQETVVVRPYPQVQVHGQPLTLPQHLSIQPGAPVTVSAPPTHLPQGLPLAFTEGTMKGALKTAMPSRLIAPAPASDPGHLAAQPKVPGQVAVTMDAGMPPTSAIPVATISSQQGHAGNLHHLMAANVQIIRSSAPALQITSSAAPPHTFTSHLPRGAAAAAVMSSTKGPTVLRPASGPGAGGQPVVQHILQQPIQSRPAVTTSTAVPTVVAPISATRPQSPVITTGVTHSAEVAHGRPGPTIHPQPGAISIQRPPPSRDTATRITLPSHPAIGVQKTQPPHTMAQKPIFSTVTPVAAATVAPIQATNMATSTAATGSSPHTQMTTSNIVTMTMPPHSSHASGVNTSTIPVAKVVPQPITHASQRIHADYPGERGNLIPISAHRSSPNPVTMEARSDSRQSVPMQFQYILPTYPSSPYPLTHTYTPITSSVSGIRQYPVTPQAPSPAIPAQAGVGVASAVHLNPMQLMTVDRIGLQSAQLGAQAMQPAAMGAPGIQQPAPVGAPGLHAGAPIAVQQAPVGSQQPPQPEPKASVVLADGAALVANPLGGGAFAGTQAIASAAQSLAQSSGTAAPAPVSSPRPSILRKKPANEGSAVRKSLIPPQPSEVAGCRTDSASRSTSGSPRPAGVKSTADIHMAVAPPVTCPVEAPPSQASEVQGTPPPAQHLTQASPALLPMAAPPSQPAASLSSVPAMAATPPVPASLANVLAQPAPPVAIGAAASIVSSIQPEPKVKQEAEPMDTSQPAPSVTRCATPALAPLGGPLGGGGDAILGASPRKKPRKQQHVISTEESEMVEAHSTDEERSCARPLGGGYDKRKTPPKEYIDEEGVRYVPVRPRPPITLLRHYRNPWKAAYHHFQRYSDIRVKEGKKGTLQDVASQKAVACRAQGYKIRLCAAQMLQLMSLEHDVYSRLTSLQEGLIPKKRAGADDDLHRINELIQGNMQRCKLVMDQVTEAREAMMKVLDHKDRVMRLLGENGTKKSSKLKHKERA; encoded by the exons ATGAGCGCACAACAGTTTCCAAGGCCCGGGGTGCCTCCTGGCTTGGGACAAGCCCTGATATCTGGGGGCAACACTACCGTTATTCCAGGAAATCATCCAAGCACAG CAGGGACGGAAGAGAGTAGCAGTGATGCTGACCACGGTCCTCGGGATCACCCGTCCAGCACTGGTGGTCCGGCACCCTTCCGCGATGACAAGCAGGAGACCGTGGTGGTTCGGCCCTACCCACAGGTCCAGGTCCACGGGCAGCCACTAACCCTCCCCCAGCACCTGTCAATTCAGCCTGGAGCCCCTGTCACAGtgtcggccccgcccacccacctcccccaggGCCTGCCCCTCGCTTTCACTGAGGGAACCATGAAG GGTGCCCTGAAGACGGCGATGCCCAGCCGCTTGATCGCTCCGGCGCCAGCCTCCGACCCGGGGCACCTGGCTGCGCAGCCCAAGGTGCCGGGCCAGGTCGCCGTCACCATGGACGCCGGCATGCCGCCCACTTCGGCTATACCGGTGGCGACTATCAGCAGCCAACAG ggcCACGCCGGTAACCTCCACCACCTGATGGCGGCCAACGTGCAGATCATTCGGAGCAGCGCGCCCGCTCTTCAGATAACGTCCTCCGCTGCTCCTCCGCACACCTTCACGTCCCATCTGCCCAGAG GGGCGGCTGCGGCAGCAGTGATGTCCAGCACCAAAGGGCCTACGGTTCTCCGTCCCGCCTCAGGCCCAGGTGCTGGTGGCCAGCCTGTTGTGCAGCACATTCTCCAGCAGCCAATTCAG TCCCGTCCTGCTGTCACCACCTCCACGGCAGTGCCCACCGTGGTGGCCCCAATCTCCGCCACCAGGCCCCAGTCCCCAGTCATCACCACAGGTGTCACGCACTCTGCAGAGGTGGCTCATGG ACGCCCAGGACCGACCATTCACCCCCAGCCAGGCGCCATAAGCATCCAGCGGCCTCCCCCATCCAGGGACACAGCCACGCGCATCACCCTGCCCTCTCATCCCGCCATCGGCGTGCAGAAGACCCAGCCTCCCCACACCATGGCACAG AAGCCCATCTTCAGCACTGTGACTCCTGTGGCCGCAGCTACGGTGGCTCCCATCCAGGCCACCAACATGGCTACATCGACCGCTGCCACGG GCTCTTCGCCTCACACCCAGATGACCACCAGCAATATCGTCACCATGACGATGCCCCCTCATTCCTCCCATGCCTCAGGGGTCAACACCTCCACCATACCCGTGG CTAAAGTGGTCCCGCAGCCCATCACGCACGCCTCCCAGCGCATCCACGCGGACTACCCCGGAGAGAGGGGCAACCTCATCCCCATCTCCGCCCACCGCTCCTCCCCCAACCCCGTCACCATGGAGGCCAGGAGCGACAGCAG GCAATCGGTGCCGATGCAGTTCCAGTACATCCTGCCCACCTACCCTTCCTCTCCTTACCCGCTGACGCACACCTACACGCCCATCACCAGCTCCGTCTCCGGCATACGCCAGTACCCAG TGACCCCCCAGGCTCCCAGCCCGGCCATCCCCGCCCAGGCTGGAGTGGGAGTCGCTAGCGCCGTCCACCTCAACCCCATGCAGCTGATGACCGTGGACCGGATCGGCCTGCAGTCTGCGCAGCTGGGCGCGCAGGCCATGCAGCCGGCCGCCATGGGCGCCCCGGGCATCCAGCAGCCGGCGCCCGTCGGAGCCCCGGGGCTCCACGCCGGCGCACCGATCGCCGTGCAGCAAGCGCCCGTCGGCTCTCAGCAGCCTCCTCAGCCCGAGCCCAAGGCTTCAG TGGTTCTGGCGGACGGCGCCGCCCTTGTGGCCAACCCCCTCGGCGGCGGCGCCTTCGCGGGCACGCAGGCCATCGCCTCGGCTGCGCAGTCGCTGGCGCAGAGCAGCGGCACCGCCGCGCCGGCGCCCGTGTCCTCGCCCAGGCCCAGCATTCTCCGCAAGAAGCCCGCCAACGAGGG ATCTGCCGTTCGGAAGTCCTTGATCCCGCCTCAGCCAAGCGAGGTCGCTGGCTGCAGAACGGACAGCGCCTCTAGAAGCACGTCAGGGTCCCCACGGCCTGCTGG TGTGAAATCCACGGCTGACATCCACATGGCCGTCGCTCCCCCGGTGACGTGTCCTGTGGAGGCCCCGCCCAGTCAGGCCAGCGAGGTGCAGGGCACGCCCCCTCCTGCCCAGCACCTGACTCAGGCCAGCCCCGCCCTCTTGCCGATGGccgcacccccctcccagcccgCTGCTTCGCTGTCCTCCGTCCCGGCCATGGCGGCCACGCCTCCCGTCCCCGCCTCTTTGGCCAATGTCCTGGCCCAGCCCGCCCCGCCTGTAGCCATCGGTGCAGCAGCTTCTATCGTCAGCTCCATCCAACCAGAGCCCAAGGTCAAACAGGAGGCGGAGCCTATGGACACCTCACAACCAG CACCCTCCGTTACCCGCTGCGCgacccccgccctcgcccccctGGGCGGCCCTctgggcggcggcggggacGCCATCCTCGGCGCCTCCCCCAGGAAGAAGCCCCGCAAGCAGCAGCACGTGATCTCCACCGAGGAGAGCGAGATGGTGGAGGCCCACAGCACCGACGAGGAGCGGTCCTGCGCCCGCCCCCTGGGCGGCGGCTACGACAAGCGCAAGACCCCGCCCAAGGAGTACATCG ACGAGGAGGGCGTGCGCTACGTGCCGGTGCGCCCGCGTCCCCCCATCACCCTCCTCCGGCACTACCGCAACCCCTGGAAGGCCGCCTACCACCACTTCCAGAGATACAGCGACatcagggtcaaag AGGGGAAGAAGGGCACGCTGCAGGACGTGGCCAGTCAGAAGGCGGTGGCCTGTCGAGCGCAGGGCTACAAGATCCGCCTATGCGCCGCGCAGATGCTGCAGCTG ATGAGCCTGGAGCACGACGTGTACAGCCGGCTCACCAGCCTCCAGGAGGGCCTCATCCCAAAGAAAAGGGCGGGGGCGGACGACGACCTGCACCGCATCAACGAGCTCATCCAG GGAAACATGCAGCGCTGTAAGCTGGTGATGGACCAGGTCACGGAGGCCCGTGAAGCAATGATGAAGGTGCTGGACCACAAGGACCGGGTCATGAGGCTGCTGGGCGAGAACGGAACCAAGAAGAGCTCCAAGCTGAAACACAAGGAGAGGGCGTAG
- the LOC135252546 gene encoding unconventional myosin-VIIa: protein MVLLRKGDYVWVESTSGVPIGAQIHLTDTGQLQLIDDEGKEQLITKKNEGTIKPMHPTSVNGVDDMIRLGDLNEAGLLRNLLVRHKEGIIYTYTGSILVAVNPYQLLPIYTNEQVQMYTDRRLGELSPHVFALADSCFFNMRRHRKNQCCIISGESGAGKTESTKLMLQFLASVSGQHSWIEQQILEANPILEAFGNAKTVRNDNSSRFGKYIDIHFNKGGAIEGAQIEQYLLEKSRVCRQAAEERNYHIFYCMLMGMTAEQKKILSLGNAAEYNYLTMGNCTTCEGRDDLKEYAHFRSAMKILMFTENDSWEISKLLAALLHLGNVDFEATIMNNMESCDILTSSHFNMVTKLLEVKSKALEASLTHRSFMTNRESVSKPLSSGQAMDGRDAFVKAVYGKLFLWIVEKINSVIFKPPPEDTPRQSIGLLDIFGFENFTQNSFEQLCINFANEQLQQFFVKHVFKLEQEEYARENIVWKHIDFNDNQRTLDLLANKSLNILALIDEESLFPKGTDTTMLNKMNQVHGKSQIYIPPKNNHDTQFGIQHFAGAVYYNAKGFLEKNRDALSSDFIQLVETSSNKLLKQIFQPDFNSNAVKNSPNPKMIMTPTNSLRQAADTKKRMLTLSGQFRQSLESLMKTLAVCQPYFIRCIKPNDFKKPMLFDRELCIRQLRYSGMMETIRIRKSGYPIRHTFQEFLDRYRVLLKTSVCDPKKEPAEKCCDFICQSVISGEGDWKMGKTKIFLKDHHDTMLELERDSAIHEKALLIQKVLRGYKHRSRFLKQKAAALVLQKHWRGHKSRKLYRAVRLGFARLQAKVRGRQLHHAYGQKRAAAVVLQAQTRGYLMRKDWKRKKEAVRLLQAHARGMLARNAVKRMKKAAFLSAQERRAEELAALERQRRLEEVLRQKRELLVQSESITDQEMVDNIFGFLPSMVGGQEGQAPMGFEDLEGKRAVLEEVDLDDAPMMEDPQEEDDYDDLDNFSFFKFASMYFQGSATPSHIRQRLHQPLLYHDDEGDVPASLTVWWIILRFMGDIPEPKQKVVPGTSSVANDSVQQNLGPKQSRRLSHMVGLDQKLLRNKKPRKPSTISEEVVLNRKSSTIPEEGPKNRKLSSISELVWKRKPSTIPEEPSVNRKGSTMTEDIPRNRKLSSISELVSRKRKPSAIPEEIQEEPEEEVATQPTVQTVNMEDEVLAGEGPTLDRPLTSLEKLHIIVRYAIVRRDLRDEIYCQICKQLVENKNRSSYFRGWILLSICLGIFPPTERFLKYLQNFIRTGPSGYAPYCAERLRRTVANGVRGEPPSWLELQATKSKKPMVVSVTLMDGRTISVPVDSATTSREMSQFLAQKVKLKDTFGFSAYVAIYDKVWSLGSGREHIMDAISQCEQEVKRKGGQEQHAPWRLYFRKEIFTPWHDCGQDPISTELIYRQVIRGFKFGEYMCEKEDDFVDLAVKHFYVQYGSDSGGENAKNVVQACINNSLLEAKSEEKWVQMVTTAHLEGPYINSRKRTADVKAEVVNYARNTWPMFFSKFFEVVKRSGPALSKNKFIVAINWTGVTFLDEKEKKLLVLSYPEITVVNTVRDGKAFGQSVFLSTLKGDFTLSSVMAGDIAELLHMFLGGLRDRSQYAVALQEANKQDDPTFLSFKKGELILLIKDDDYSPDRGWIKGKNERTGKTGAVSMDSILILPTLTKPTNEVLSLLNLSPDQRKTILQANRKEAGTVERVAPFSLKEFSFEYFRQPSKDVNRQVMSKGAAPERLWAHSREPLKQSLLKSLVGNPELSHQACLCFTAILKYMGDYPTKQVQSSLELTDQIFGPATQKEALRDEVYCQIMKQMTSNNNRFSLEQGWQLLWLCCGLFPPSQALLKHAKRFLETRRREPLASDCLQRLQAAVRMDPRKLPPHQVEVDAIQQSSTQIFHKVHFPNDTDEIFEVGTSTRNRDLIQTIAEKLSLASADGFSIFVKTPDKFLGLNETDYFYDSLRQITDWSMKSKRAKDGGPVNVSYLVYFMRKLWFNVYPGRDLEADLLFHFPQELPKYLRGYHKCTKEDMVNIAALLFRAKVDSDKTQFVMIPKMLKELVPNDQLKAMSSEEWKKHIIATYNKQAGKTVEEAVVAFLKIIFRWPTFGCAFFEVKQTSERNFPDIVQIAISKVGVTIIHPKTKDVLATHPYNQIANWCSGSTYFHMTIGDLVKGNKILCETSLGYKMDDLLTSYVNMYLKERKAPRPRNPRSTSRQ, encoded by the exons ATGGTGCTGCTAAGAAAG GGGGATTACGTCTGGGTGGAGTCCACTTCCGGGGTGCCAATTGGTGCACAGATCCACCTCACAGACACTGGACAACTCCAGCTTATTGATGATGAAGGAAAG GAGCAACTGATCACCAAAAAGAATGAGGGTACCATCAAACCTATGCACCCTACCTCCGTGAATGGGGTGGATGACATGATCCGCCTGGGGGACCTCAACGAAGCAGGACTTCTCCGAAACCTCTTGGTTCGACATAAAGAAGGAATAATATAC ACGTACACAGGCTCCATCCTCGTGGCGGTGAACCCCTACCAGCTGCTGCCCATCTACACCAATGAGCAAGTGCAGATGTACACCGACCGCAGGCTGGGCGAGCTGTCCCCGCACGTCTTCGCCCTCGCCGACAGCTGCTTCTTCAACATGCGCCGCCACCGCAAGAACCAGTGCTGCATCATCAG TGGGGAGTCCGGAGCAGGGAAGACCGAGAGCACCAAGCTGATGCTGCAGTTCCTTGCCTCAGTCAGTGGCCAGCACTCCTGGATAGAGCAGCAGATCCTTGAGGCAAACCCCATTCTGGAGG CTTTCGGTAACGCGAAGACTGTCCGCAACGACAACTCCAGCCGCTTCGGGAAGTACATTGACATCCACTTCAACAAGGGCGGGGCGATCGAGGGGGCTCAAATTGAGCAGTATCTGCTGGAGAAGTCACGCGTGTGCCGGCAG GCTGCAGAAGAGCGGAATTACCACATCTTTTACTGCATGCTGATGGGAATGACAGCGGAGCAGAAGAAGATTCTTTCCTTAGGAAACGCTGCTGAATACAACTACCTGACAATG GGAAACTGCACCACCTGTGAAGGGCGGGACGACCTTAAGGAATATGCCCACTTCCGCTCGGCCATGAAGATCCTAATGTTCACAGAAAACGATTCTTGGGAGATTTCTAAACTGCTGGCTGCACTCCTCCACCTAGGCAACGTGGACTTTGAAG cCACCATCATGAATAACATGGAGAGCTGTGATATTCTGACATCTTCTCATTTCAATATGGTCACCAAGTTGCTCGAG GTGAAGTCCAAGGCTTTGGAAGCTAGTTTGACACACCGCTCCTTCATGACCAATCGAGAGAGTGTCTCCAAACCACTCAGTTCTGGACAGGCTATGGATGGCAGGGATGCCTTTGTCAAG GCCGTCTATGGCAAGCTGTTTCTGTGGATTGTGGAGAAGATCAACAGTGTCATTTTTAAGCCCCCACCAGAGGACACTCCCAGGCAATCCATTGGCTTGCTGGATATCTTTGGCTTCGAGAACTTCACACAGAACAG CTTTGAGCAGCTGTGCATCAACTTTGCCAAcgagcagctgcagcagttcTTTGTGAAGCACGTCTTCAAGCTAGAGCAGGAAGAGTACGCCCGCGAGAACATCGTCTGGAAGCACATCGACTTCAACGACAACCAGCGCACGCTCGACCTGCTGGCCAACAAGTCCCTCAACATCCTAGCTCTGATCGATGAGGAGAGCCTCTTCCCCAAA GGAACAGACACCACCATGTTGAACAAGATGAACCAGGTGCATGGAAAGAGTCAGATCTATATTCCCCCCAAGAACAACCATGACACCCAGTTTGGAATCCAGCATTTTGCAGGAGCGGTCTACTACAACGCCAAGG GTTTCCttgaaaaaaacagagatgCTCTGAGCTCAGATTTCATCCAGCTGGTTGAGACATCATCTAACAAGCTCCTCAAGCAGATTTTCCAACCTGACTTCAATTCGAATGCAGTAAAGAACAGCCCCAACCCAAAGATGATAATGACCCCGACAAACTCTCTACGG CAAGCTGCAGATACCAAAAAGCGCATGCTAACGTTGAGCGGTCAGTTCCGTCAGTCTCTGGAGTCCTTGATGAAGACCCTCGCTGTCTGCCAGCCCTACTTCATTCGCTGCATCAAACCCAATGACTTCAAGAAGCCCATG CTTTTTGACAGGGAGTTATGCATACGTCAGCTGCGTTATTCTGGGATGATGGAGACCATTCGAATCCGAAAATCAGGGTATCCCATTCGCCACACGTTTCAGGAGTTCCTCGACCGCTACCGCGTTCTCCTGAAAACCTCTGTCTGTGACCCCAAAAAG gaaccAGCAGAGAAATGCTGTGACTtcatctgtcagtctgtcatcAGTGGAGAGGGCGACTGGAAAATGGGCAAGACAAAGATCTTTCTCAAG GACCACCACGACACCATGTTGGAGCTGGAGAGGGACAGTGCAATCCACGAGAAAGCCCTGCTCATTCAGAAAGTCCTTCGAGGATACAAACACAG GAGTCGCTTTCTAAAACAGAAGGCAGCTGCATTGGTTCTGCAGAAACATTGGCGTGGACATAAAAGCAGGAAACTCTACAGAGCT GTCCGGCTTGGCTTTGCCCGACTGCAGGCTAAAGTCCGGGGCCGGCAGCTCCACCACGCCTACGGTCAGAAGCGAGCGGCTGCCGTTGTGCTGCAGGCCCAGACTCGCGGGTACCTGATGAGGAAAGACTGGAAGCGTAAGAAGGAGGCTGTGAGGCTCCTGCAAGCTCACGCCCGTGGAATGCTAGCCAGGAACGCTGTCAAGAGAATGAAGAAAGCT GCCTTCCTCTCAGCCCAGGAGCGCAGGGCTGAGGAGTTAGCTGCTCTTGAGAGGCAGAGGCGCCTGGAGGAGGTTCTCAGACAGAAGCGGGAGCTCCTGGTCCAATCCGAATCCATCACCGACCAGGAGATGGTGGACAACATCTTTGGCTTTTTGCCTAGCATGGTCGGAGGCCAGGAAGGACAAGCCCCAATGGGCTTTGAG GACTTGGAAGGCAAACGGGCAGTGCTGGAGGAAGTGGACCTAGACGACGCCCCCATGATGGAGGACCCTCAGGAGGAGGATGACTACGATGACCTCGACAACTTCTCCTTCTTCAAATTTGCTTCCATGTACTTCCAGGGCTCAGCCACACCCTCCCATATTCGCCAGAGGCTGCACCAACCTTTGCTGTACCACGATGATGAGGGAGATGTTCCG GCCTCACTGACTGTGTGGTGGATCATATTGAGGTTTATGGGAGACATTCCAGAGCCAAAGCAGAAGGTTGTTCCGGGCACATCCTCTGTGGCAAACGACTCTGTTCAGCAAAATCTGGGCCCAAAACAGAGCAGACGCCTCAGTCACATGGTCGGACTTGATCAG AAATTGTTAAGGaataaaaaacccagaaaaccCTCCACTATTTCAGAGGAGGTGGTGCTGAACAGAAAATCCTCCACAATTCCGGAAGAAGGGCCAAAGAACCGAAAGCTTTCCTCAATTTCTGAGCTGGTATGGAAGAGAAAACCTTCCACAATCCCGGAGGAGCCATCAGTAAACAGGAAAGGATCCACAATGACAGAGGACATCCCTCGGAACAGAAAGCTTTCCTCAATCTCTGAGCTGGTGtcaaggaaaagaaaaccttCCGCAATCCCAGAAGAGATTCAAGAGGAG CCAGAGGAAGAGGTGGCCACACAGCCTACAGTGCAGACTGTGAATATGGAGGATGAGGTGCTCGCTGGAGAGGGTCCCACCTTGGATCGGCCACTGACTTCTCTGGAAAAGCTTCACATCATTGTGAGATACGCCATAGTCCGGCGTGACCTCCG GGATGAGATCTACTGCCAGATCTGCAAGCAGCTAGTGGAGAATAAGAATCGGAGCAGTTATTTCCGTGGCTGGATCCTCCTGTCCATCTGTCTTGGCATCTTCCCTCCGACTGAGCGCTTTCTCAAA TACCTCCAAAACTTCATTCGCACCGGCCCTTCTGGCTATGCGCCCTACTGCGCTGAGAGACTGCGACGCACTGTGGCCAATGGGGTGCGTGGAGAACCCCCGAGCTGGTTAGAGCTGCAG GCCACTAAGTCCAAGAAGCCAATGGTTGTGTCAGTGACCCTGATGGATGGGCGAACTATCAGCGTCCCTGTGGATTCAGCCACAACCTCCAGGGAAATGTCCCAGTTCCTGGCCCAGAAAGTCAAGCTCAAAGACACTTTCGGCTTCTCAGCATACGTTGCTATTTACGATAAG GTGTGGTCTCTTGGGAGTGGCAGGGAGCATATAATGGACGCCATCTCACAGTGTGAGCAGGAAGTGAAGAGGAAGGGTGGACAGGAGCAGCACGCGCCCTGGCGACTCTACTTCCGTAAGGAGATCTTCACGCCCTGGCATGACTGTGGCCAGGACCCAATCAGCACTGAGCTCATCTACAGACAGGTCATCAGGGGATTCAAATTTGGAGAGTACATGTGTGAAAAG GAGGATGATTTTGTCGACCTGGCAGTTAAGCACTTTTACGTTCAGTATGGATCAGACAGTGGAGGAGAGAATGCAAAGAATGTGGTCCAGGCCTGCATCAATAACTCTTTGCTGGAAGCCAAATCGGAGGAAAAGTGGGTGCAGATGGTTACCACCGCACATTTGGAG GGCCCATACATAAATTCAAGGAAGCGAACTGCTGATGTGAAGGCAGAGGTGGTTAATTATGCTCGCAACACATGGCCTATGTTCTTCTCCAAGTTTTTTGAAGTTGTCAAGCGTTCAG GTCCTGCATTGTCTAAAAACAAGTTCATTGTTGCGATTAACTGGACTGGAGTCACGTTCCTGgatgaaaaggagaaaaaacttCTGGTTCTTTCTTACCCGGAAATCACCGTTGTCAACACAGTGAG GGATGGCAAGGCCTTTGGGcagtctgtctttctttccacACTGAAAGGAGACTTCACCCTCAGTTCCGTCATGGCGGGGGACATAGCGGAGCTCTTACACATGTTTCTAGGGGGACTGAGAGACCGTTCCCAGTACGCCGTGGCCTTGCAGGAGGCCAACAAACAAG ACGACCCCACCTTCCTCAGCTTCAAGAAAGGAGAGCTCATTCTTCTAATCAAAGACGATGATTATTCCCCTGACCGTGGCTGGATAAAGGGCAAAAATGAGCGAACGGGTAAAACCGGAGCAGTCTCCATGGATTCCATCTTGATTCTGCCCACCCTCACCAAGCCCACTAATGAAGTGTTG AGCCTGTTGAACCTGTCCCCTGATCAGAGGAAGACAATTCTCCAGGCCAACCGAAAAGAAGCAGGCACAGTAGAGAGAGTGGCACCCTTTTCACTCAAAGAATTCTCTTTTGAGTACTTCAG GCAGCCCTCCAAGGATGTGAACCGGCAGGTGATGTCCAAGGGCGCGGCACCTGAGAGACTGTGGGCCCACTCCCGGGAGCCCCTCAAGCAGTCGCTACTGAAATCACTAGTGGGCAACCCAGAGCTCAGCCACCAGGCTTGCCTGTGCTTCACTG CCATCCTGAAGTATATGGGGGACTATCCCACCAAGCAGGTGCAGAGCTCCCTGGAGCTCACTGACCAGATCTTTGGCCCCGCCACACAGAAGGAGGCCCTCAGAGATGAGGTCTACTGCCAGATCATGAAGCAGATGACCAGTAACAACAACAG GTTCAGCTTGGAGCAAGGCTGGCAGTTGCTCTGGCTGTGCTGCGGCCTCTTCCCCCCGAGCCAGGCGCTCCTGAAACACGCCAAGCGCTTCCTGGAGACCCGGCGCAGGGAGCCCCTGGCATCCGACTGCCTGCAGCGGCTGCAGGCGGCGGTCAG GATGGATCCCAGGAAACTTCCTCCTCACCAGGTGGAGGTTGATGCCATCCAACAGAGCAGCACCCAGATATTCCACAAAGTGCACTTCCCCAATGACACCGACGAG ATCTTCGAGGTGGGGACAAGCACCAGAAATCGGGACCTCATTCAGACCATTGCAGAAAAACTGAGTCTGGCGTCAGCTGACGGCTTCAGCATCTTTGTGAAAACCCCAGACAAG TTTCTGGGTCTGAACGAAACAGACTACTTCTATGACAGTCTCAGACAGATCACTGACTGGTCGATGAAATCAAAGAGAGCCAAAGATG GAGGGCCGGTGAATGTGTCCTATTTGGTGTACTTTATGAGGAAGCTCTGGTTCAACGTGTACCCTGGGAGAGATTTGGAGGCTGACCTGCTCTTCCATTTCCCACAG GAGTTGCCCAAGTACTTGCGCGGATACCATAAGTGTACCAAGGAGGACATGGTCAACATAGCAGCCCTATTGTTCAGAGCGAAGGTCGACAGTGACAAGACACAGTTCGTCATGATCCCCAAGATGCTGAAGGAGCTGGTTCCCAATGACCAGCTGAAGGCCATGTCCTCTGAGGAGTGGAAGAAG CACATTATCGCCACCTACAACAAGCAGGCTGGAAAGACTGTGGAGGAGGCAGTAGTGGCTTTCCTGAAGATAATCTTCCGGTGGCCCACGTTCGGTTGTGCTTTCTTTGAAGTCAAG CAAACATCCGAGCGTAATTTCCCAGACATTGTGCAGATTGCCATCAGCAAAGTGGGAGTCACAATCATCCACCCTAAAACCAAA GATGTTCTGGCCACACATCCGTATAACCAGATAGCTAACTGGTGCAGTGGAAGCACTTACTTTCATATGACCATCGGCGATCTTGTCAAGGGAAACAAGATTCTTTGTGAGACTTCACTG GGCTACAAAATGGATGACCTTTTGACCTCCTATGTCAACATGTatctcaaagaaagaaaagcccCTCGACCCAGAAATCCACGCTCAACTAGCCGACAGtga